A window of Aeromicrobium sp. Root236 contains these coding sequences:
- a CDS encoding 6-phospho-beta-glucosidase, translating into MQLTVLGGGGFRVPLVYRALLSDDSDSRVNELVLYDVDPARLRRVGEVLARLEAEAGVAGPAIRLETDLAEAVRGTDFVFSAIRVGGLEGRVCDERAALDEGVLGQETTGAGGVCYGLRTVPVAVQIARTVKEHAPDAYVINFTNPAGMVTEAMSAILGDRVVGICDSPVGMFKRVARALDLDRSSAVFDYAGLNHLGWLRRVLVDGVDVLPGLLADPDKLLTIEEGRLFGPTWLRTIGAVPNEYLWYWYYTKDAIAGIEAAKETRGEFLLRQQGGFYAGGEGAGDAYAAWDRTRRDREESYMADSRDVTGAGERDEDDLDGGGYDRVALELMHAIARNQEATLVLNVRNGSTLPGLPADAVIEVPCVVDANGPRALPLDPLAPHAAALVATVKDVERTAIEAATTASRELAVRALALHPLVDSVNTARRIFDRQLQDVPDLSRVFG; encoded by the coding sequence ATGCAACTGACCGTGCTGGGTGGTGGCGGATTCCGCGTGCCGCTCGTCTATCGCGCGCTCCTGAGTGACGACTCGGACTCCCGGGTCAACGAGCTCGTGCTGTACGACGTGGACCCCGCGCGACTGCGGCGCGTCGGCGAGGTGCTGGCCCGGCTCGAGGCCGAAGCCGGCGTCGCAGGTCCCGCGATCCGGCTCGAGACCGACCTGGCGGAGGCCGTGCGCGGCACCGACTTCGTGTTCTCGGCGATCCGGGTCGGCGGCCTCGAGGGTCGGGTGTGTGACGAACGGGCCGCGCTCGACGAGGGGGTCCTCGGCCAGGAGACCACCGGTGCCGGCGGCGTCTGCTACGGACTGCGAACCGTCCCGGTCGCGGTGCAGATCGCCCGCACGGTCAAGGAGCACGCCCCCGACGCGTACGTCATCAACTTCACCAACCCGGCCGGCATGGTCACCGAGGCCATGTCCGCGATCCTCGGCGACCGGGTCGTCGGGATCTGCGACTCGCCCGTCGGGATGTTCAAGCGGGTGGCGCGTGCGCTCGACCTCGACCGGTCCAGTGCGGTCTTCGACTATGCCGGTCTCAACCACCTCGGCTGGCTGCGCCGCGTGCTGGTCGACGGCGTCGACGTGCTGCCCGGCCTGCTGGCCGATCCCGACAAGCTACTCACGATCGAGGAGGGCCGGCTGTTCGGCCCGACGTGGCTGCGGACGATCGGCGCCGTGCCCAACGAGTACCTCTGGTACTGGTACTACACCAAGGACGCCATCGCCGGGATCGAGGCGGCGAAGGAGACGCGCGGTGAGTTCCTGCTGCGCCAGCAGGGCGGGTTCTACGCGGGAGGCGAGGGAGCCGGTGACGCGTACGCCGCCTGGGACCGGACCCGGCGCGATCGCGAGGAGTCCTACATGGCCGACAGCCGCGACGTGACCGGTGCCGGCGAGCGCGACGAGGACGACCTCGACGGCGGCGGCTACGACCGCGTGGCCCTCGAGCTGATGCACGCGATCGCCCGCAACCAGGAGGCGACGCTCGTCCTCAACGTGCGCAACGGCAGCACGCTGCCGGGCCTGCCGGCCGACGCCGTGATCGAGGTGCCCTGTGTCGTCGATGCCAACGGCCCACGCGCACTGCCGCTCGATCCGCTGGCGCCGCATGCGGCGGCCCTGGTGGCGACGGTCAAGGACGTCGAGCGCACCGCGATCGAGGCGGCGACAACCGCGTCGCGCGAGCTGGCGGTGCGGGCCCTGGCGCTGCACCCTCTCGTCGACTCGGTCAACACCGCGCGGCGGATCTTCGACCGCCAGCTGCAGGACGTACCGGATCTCTCGCGGGTGTTCGGCTGA
- a CDS encoding class E sortase, whose product MTATIAPERPPSRPRRRIATAIGVILLLGGLSVMGYFAWQYIGTNIVSKHKQKQIKEETRRQWDKGVEGDAIAMLRVKRFGKDYEVPIVKGFDKGALARGVGWDTKSAKPGQIGNFAIAGHRVTHGEPFSKFPKLKKGDLVVVETRRDIFTYKLRNSGTSITVPFTTSWPLWPVPDPDARGQKPTERLITLLTCSELFHTNNRSVVIGELVKTYDKKQGTTATN is encoded by the coding sequence ATGACTGCCACGATCGCGCCGGAGCGCCCGCCGAGCCGGCCCAGACGCCGCATTGCGACGGCGATCGGCGTGATCCTGCTGCTGGGTGGCCTGTCGGTGATGGGCTACTTCGCGTGGCAGTACATCGGCACCAACATCGTCTCCAAGCACAAGCAGAAGCAGATCAAGGAAGAGACCCGGCGCCAGTGGGACAAGGGCGTCGAGGGCGACGCGATCGCGATGCTGCGGGTCAAGCGCTTCGGCAAGGACTACGAGGTGCCGATCGTCAAGGGCTTCGACAAGGGCGCCCTCGCGCGCGGTGTCGGCTGGGACACCAAGAGCGCCAAGCCCGGGCAGATCGGCAACTTCGCCATCGCCGGCCACCGCGTCACGCACGGCGAGCCGTTCAGCAAGTTCCCCAAGCTCAAGAAGGGCGATCTCGTCGTCGTCGAGACGCGCCGCGACATCTTCACCTACAAGCTGCGCAACTCCGGCACCTCGATCACGGTGCCGTTCACGACGTCGTGGCCGCTGTGGCCGGTGCCGGACCCTGACGCCCGCGGCCAGAAGCCGACCGAGCGGCTCATCACCCTGCTCACGTGCTCCGAGCTGTTCCACACCAACAACCGCAGCGTCGTGATCGGCGAGCTCGTCAAGACGTACGACAAGAAGCAGGGCACGACCGCGACCAACTGA
- the pyrE gene encoding orotate phosphoribosyltransferase, translating into MHDYQREFIEFSLDHEVLGFGEFTLKSGRTSPYFFNAGLFNTGARLAALGRFYAAAIDRSGVEFDVLLGPAYKGIPIASATAVQLSEQLGRDVPWCFNRKEPKDHGEGGLIVGSPLQGRVLIIDDVITAGTAIREVMDIVDGEGAQVAGVMVAVDRQERGGGELSAIQEVERDFGVPVVSIIDFGQIIQYVEESGRHAEHLPAIRAYRDEFGIAASPA; encoded by the coding sequence ATGCATGACTACCAGCGCGAGTTCATCGAGTTCTCCCTCGACCACGAGGTGCTCGGGTTCGGTGAGTTCACGCTGAAGTCGGGGCGTACGTCGCCCTACTTCTTCAACGCCGGGCTCTTCAACACCGGCGCCCGGCTGGCGGCGCTGGGCCGGTTCTACGCCGCGGCGATCGACCGCAGCGGCGTCGAGTTCGACGTGCTCCTCGGCCCGGCCTACAAGGGCATCCCGATCGCGTCGGCCACGGCGGTGCAGCTCTCGGAGCAGCTCGGCCGTGACGTCCCGTGGTGCTTCAACCGCAAGGAGCCCAAGGACCACGGCGAGGGTGGCCTGATCGTGGGCTCACCCCTGCAGGGCCGGGTGCTGATCATCGACGACGTCATCACGGCGGGCACCGCGATCCGCGAGGTCATGGACATCGTCGACGGTGAAGGCGCGCAGGTCGCCGGCGTCATGGTCGCGGTCGATCGTCAGGAGCGGGGCGGCGGCGAGCTCTCGGCGATCCAGGAGGTCGAGCGGGACTTCGGCGTCCCGGTCGTCTCGATCATCGACTTCGGCCAGATCATCCAGTACGTCGAGGAGTCAGGCCGGCACGCGGAGCACCTGCCGGCGATCCGCGCGTATCGCGACGAGTTCGGGATCGCGGCCTCACCGGCATGA
- a CDS encoding RNA methyltransferase, whose amino-acid sequence MTEPEADVGVGPWEGEWPAGDHYDAELLREGDRRNVVDRYRYWTLDAIVADLDLIRHPFHVAIENWQHDFNIGSIVRTANAFAAAEVHIVGKKRWNRRGAMVTDRYQHVRHHASVDDLVAWAAEAGLAVIGIDNVHDSVPIETAELPRECVLVFGQEGPGLSDEARAVCERTLSIAQFGSTRSINAGAAAAIAMHAWIRQHADLD is encoded by the coding sequence ATGACCGAGCCTGAGGCCGACGTCGGGGTCGGCCCGTGGGAGGGGGAGTGGCCCGCCGGTGACCACTACGACGCAGAGCTGCTGCGCGAGGGTGACCGCCGCAACGTCGTCGACCGCTACCGCTACTGGACGCTCGACGCGATCGTCGCCGACCTCGACCTGATCAGGCACCCGTTCCACGTGGCGATCGAGAACTGGCAGCACGACTTCAACATCGGCTCGATCGTGCGCACGGCCAACGCGTTCGCCGCGGCCGAGGTCCACATCGTCGGCAAGAAGCGGTGGAACCGGCGCGGTGCGATGGTGACCGACCGCTACCAGCACGTACGCCATCACGCGTCGGTCGACGACCTCGTTGCGTGGGCGGCGGAAGCCGGCCTCGCCGTCATCGGCATCGACAACGTCCACGACTCGGTGCCGATCGAGACCGCGGAGCTGCCGCGTGAGTGCGTGCTGGTGTTCGGGCAGGAGGGTCCGGGGCTCTCCGACGAGGCCAGGGCGGTCTGCGAGCGCACGCTCTCGATCGCCCAGTTCGGCTCGACCCGGTCGATCAACGCCGGTGCTGCCGCGGCCATCGCGATGCACGCCTGGATCCGCCAGCACGCCGACCTTGATTGA
- a CDS encoding bifunctional helix-turn-helix transcriptional regulator/GNAT family N-acetyltransferase, producing the protein MVDDPVATLRRFNRSWSQRVGVLDESFLGSGRPLGPSRLLFELRGGGTSVRELRERMDLDSGYLSRLLRQLESEGLIAVTPDPADARRRIATLTPRGVAAQQDLDDRSDSLAHGLVDALSDRQRVRLAESLDQADRLIRAATVSLDLVDPGSDYARTAVAAYFRELDETFEGGFDVAAGAADEHTLGGATGRFLVAVSGGVVVGCGGLQSLSADVGEIKRMWVHREWRGPGLAGRLLRRLEEESVALGHRVVRLDTNSSLSEALAMYRAAGYVEIPRYNDNPYPDHWFEKTF; encoded by the coding sequence ATGGTCGACGATCCCGTGGCGACGCTCCGCCGGTTCAACCGTTCATGGTCGCAGCGTGTGGGTGTGCTCGACGAGTCCTTCCTCGGCTCGGGTCGCCCGCTCGGGCCGTCCCGACTGCTGTTCGAGCTGCGGGGTGGTGGCACCAGCGTGCGTGAGCTGCGGGAGCGCATGGACCTCGACTCCGGCTACCTGAGCCGCCTGCTGCGCCAGCTCGAGTCCGAAGGGCTCATCGCAGTCACGCCCGATCCTGCCGACGCCCGACGCCGCATCGCGACGCTGACCCCTCGAGGAGTCGCTGCGCAGCAGGATCTCGACGACAGGTCCGACTCCCTCGCCCACGGCCTGGTCGACGCGTTGTCCGACCGGCAGCGCGTACGCCTGGCGGAGAGCCTCGACCAGGCCGACCGCCTGATCCGCGCGGCGACGGTCTCCCTCGACCTCGTCGATCCGGGCTCCGACTATGCCCGGACGGCTGTCGCGGCGTACTTCCGCGAGCTGGACGAGACGTTCGAGGGCGGGTTCGACGTGGCGGCCGGCGCCGCCGACGAGCACACGCTGGGTGGTGCGACCGGGCGGTTCCTCGTCGCGGTCAGTGGTGGCGTCGTGGTCGGCTGCGGCGGACTGCAGTCGCTGTCCGCCGACGTCGGCGAGATCAAGCGGATGTGGGTGCACCGCGAGTGGCGGGGCCCCGGGCTCGCGGGCCGGCTCCTCCGCCGGCTCGAGGAGGAGTCCGTCGCGCTCGGGCACCGGGTCGTCCGGCTCGACACCAACAGCTCTCTGAGCGAGGCGTTGGCGATGTATCGCGCTGCGGGCTACGTCGAGATCCCGCGCTACAACGACAACCCCTATCCCGACCACTGGTTCGAGAAGACCTTCTAG
- a CDS encoding FAD-dependent oxidoreductase: MSQRVVVIGGDAAGMTVASALRRQLPADHEVVVLERGTWTSYSACGIPYWISGEVESPEALVARSVQAHLDNGIDVRMGVEATAIDPVAHTVSILGGNDLPYDRLVIATGAEPVRPDLPGIEGAGIYGVQTLDDGQALIDGLAKRPEKVVVVGSGYVGLEIAEACVARGFDTTVIDRSKTPLSIIEPRLGEKVAAAMRKHGIRLLSDTAVTGFKLDDDGRVSAVDTEDDSIEADLVVLGLGVTARSALAGDAGLPLGAKDGIVVDEHQRVVGFDDIWAAGDCVVTKDRVTGDLIHVPLGTHANKQGLVAAVSILADVAGAAPRVSFPGVVGTAITKFCALEVSRTGLGERQARDAGFDPLTVSIETTNFAGYMPDPETMTVVMIADRATRRLLGAQIVGGEDSALRIDVAATALAAEMTVDDIVMLDLAYAPPFSSVWSPIQVAARAAVKALG; the protein is encoded by the coding sequence ATGAGTCAACGCGTGGTCGTCATCGGGGGAGACGCCGCCGGCATGACCGTCGCCTCGGCGCTGCGTCGGCAGCTGCCGGCGGACCACGAGGTGGTCGTGCTGGAGCGGGGGACCTGGACGTCGTACTCGGCGTGCGGCATCCCCTACTGGATCTCCGGCGAGGTCGAGTCGCCCGAGGCGCTCGTCGCGCGGAGCGTGCAGGCCCACCTGGACAACGGCATCGACGTGCGCATGGGGGTCGAGGCGACGGCGATCGACCCCGTCGCGCACACCGTGTCGATCCTCGGCGGCAACGACCTGCCGTACGACCGGCTCGTCATCGCCACGGGTGCCGAGCCCGTACGACCCGACCTCCCTGGCATCGAGGGGGCGGGCATCTACGGCGTGCAGACGCTCGACGACGGGCAGGCGCTGATCGACGGCCTGGCGAAGCGGCCGGAGAAGGTCGTGGTCGTCGGTTCCGGCTACGTCGGCCTCGAGATCGCGGAGGCGTGCGTGGCCCGCGGCTTCGACACGACCGTCATCGACCGGTCGAAGACGCCGCTGTCGATCATCGAGCCGCGGCTCGGCGAGAAGGTCGCTGCCGCGATGCGCAAGCACGGCATCCGGCTGCTGTCCGACACGGCGGTCACCGGGTTCAAGCTGGACGACGACGGCCGGGTCAGCGCGGTGGACACCGAGGACGACTCGATCGAGGCCGACCTCGTGGTCCTCGGGCTCGGCGTCACGGCCCGGTCGGCGCTGGCGGGCGATGCGGGTCTACCCCTCGGCGCCAAGGACGGCATCGTCGTCGACGAGCACCAGCGGGTCGTCGGCTTCGACGACATCTGGGCCGCCGGCGACTGCGTCGTCACCAAGGACCGGGTGACCGGCGACCTGATCCACGTCCCGCTCGGCACTCACGCCAACAAGCAGGGACTCGTCGCGGCCGTCAGCATCCTCGCCGACGTCGCCGGAGCGGCACCGCGGGTGAGCTTCCCCGGGGTCGTGGGCACGGCGATCACCAAGTTCTGCGCCCTCGAGGTCTCGCGCACGGGGCTGGGGGAGCGGCAGGCCCGCGACGCAGGGTTCGACCCCCTGACCGTGAGCATCGAGACGACCAACTTCGCGGGATACATGCCCGACCCGGAGACCATGACGGTGGTGATGATCGCCGACCGGGCGACACGTCGCCTGCTGGGCGCACAGATCGTCGGCGGCGAGGACTCGGCGCTGCGGATCGACGTGGCCGCGACGGCGCTCGCCGCCGAGATGACGGTCGACGACATCGTGATGCTCGACCTGGCGTACGCCCCGCCGTTCTCCTCGGTGTGGAGCCCGATCCAGGTTGCCGCGCGGGCAGCGGTCAAGGCGCTGGGGTGA
- the fbaA gene encoding class II fructose-bisphosphate aldolase: MRMPVATPEVYAEMLDKAKRESFAFPAINVSSSQTLNAALAGFAEAESDGILQVSTGGAEYFSGPTVKNMVTGSLAFAAYAEEVAKNYPVNVALHTDHCPKDKLDGFVRPLVAASEERVKSGGLPYFQSHMWDGSAVPLDENLEIAKELLARCHAAGIILEVEIGVVGGEEDGVVGAIDDKLYSTPEDALATAEALGLGENGRYLTALTFGNVHGVYKPGGVKLRPEVLETAQQVVGEKYGKDHPFDLVFHGGSGSLPEEISAAVDYGVVKMNVDTDTQYAFTRPVVGHMFTNYDGVLKIDGEVGNKKAYDPRAWGKAAEAGMASRVAEACANLRSAGTKL, from the coding sequence ATTCGCATGCCCGTCGCCACACCCGAGGTCTACGCCGAGATGCTCGACAAGGCCAAGCGCGAGTCGTTCGCGTTCCCGGCCATCAACGTCTCGTCCTCGCAGACCCTCAACGCGGCACTCGCAGGCTTCGCCGAGGCCGAGAGCGACGGCATCCTCCAGGTCTCGACCGGTGGCGCCGAGTACTTCTCCGGTCCCACGGTCAAGAACATGGTCACCGGCTCGCTGGCCTTCGCCGCGTACGCCGAAGAGGTCGCCAAGAACTACCCGGTCAACGTCGCGCTGCACACCGACCACTGCCCCAAGGACAAGCTCGACGGCTTCGTGCGCCCGCTCGTCGCGGCGTCCGAGGAGCGGGTCAAGTCCGGCGGACTGCCCTACTTCCAGTCGCACATGTGGGACGGCTCGGCCGTGCCGCTCGACGAGAACCTCGAGATCGCCAAGGAGCTGCTGGCCCGCTGTCACGCGGCCGGCATCATCCTCGAGGTCGAGATCGGCGTCGTCGGCGGCGAGGAGGACGGCGTCGTCGGTGCGATCGACGACAAGCTCTACTCGACGCCTGAGGACGCCCTCGCCACGGCTGAGGCGCTGGGCCTCGGAGAGAACGGCCGCTACCTCACCGCCCTGACGTTCGGCAACGTGCACGGCGTCTACAAGCCCGGCGGCGTCAAGCTGCGCCCCGAGGTGCTCGAGACGGCGCAGCAGGTCGTCGGTGAGAAGTACGGCAAGGACCACCCGTTCGACCTCGTGTTCCACGGCGGCTCGGGCTCGCTGCCCGAGGAGATCTCGGCGGCGGTCGACTACGGCGTCGTCAAGATGAACGTCGACACCGACACGCAGTACGCCTTCACCCGTCCGGTCGTCGGGCACATGTTCACCAACTACGACGGCGTGCTCAAGATCGACGGCGAGGTCGGCAACAAGAAGGCGTACGACCCGCGTGCCTGGGGCAAGGCCGCCGAGGCCGGCATGGCGTCGCGTGTCGCCGAGGCGTGCGCCAACCTCCGCAGCGCCGGCACCAAGCTCTGA
- a CDS encoding MarR family winged helix-turn-helix transcriptional regulator has product MSKVSDEKLAQSWHELMGRYNQLSCRLDRELGAQHDLSSSEFEVLQVLHNAAEKVRMAFLAEQVHLSQSALSRLVSRLENDGLVCRNTCTDDRRAQWTEITQAGRERYEAARPTHRKILREEAGDCAELAAGVLLPADR; this is encoded by the coding sequence GTGTCCAAGGTGTCCGATGAGAAGCTCGCCCAGTCGTGGCACGAGCTGATGGGTCGCTACAACCAGCTGAGCTGCCGGCTCGATCGTGAGCTCGGTGCGCAGCACGACCTGAGCTCGAGCGAGTTCGAGGTCCTGCAGGTGCTGCACAACGCCGCCGAGAAGGTCCGCATGGCGTTCCTCGCCGAGCAGGTGCACCTGAGCCAGAGCGCGCTGTCACGCCTCGTGAGCCGGCTGGAGAACGACGGACTGGTCTGCCGCAACACGTGCACCGACGACCGTCGCGCGCAGTGGACCGAGATCACCCAGGCAGGCCGGGAGCGCTACGAGGCGGCCCGGCCCACGCATCGCAAGATCCTCCGCGAGGAAGCCGGCGACTGCGCGGAGCTCGCGGCCGGCGTGCTGCTGCCCGCCGACCGCTGA
- a CDS encoding MFS transporter, whose protein sequence is MTSVLTGTKPDSPTLHVTEGTGWSSRTWVLLVVLAGALFLDGLDISMVGVALPSIGEDLHMSPSALQWIVSGYVLGYGGLLLLGGRSADLLGRRSVFLFAVGAFGIASVVSAFLSNDLALISLRFVKGVAAAFTVPAGLSIITTTFAEGPARNRALSIYTVCGASGFSMGLVFGGLLTELGWRMTFLLPGPAALLLLFAGLKVVPRAERQASSLKHFDLVGAFTSTASLLILVYAVVEAPERGWTSVATLGLLAASIALAALFVAVELRHDHPLVRLGILRSARVVHANLAGAVMFGAYVSFQFVVTLYLQNALGWSPLAMALGFLPAGILVVASVVKMGSVLQRFDTRLVIAAGLTSFAIGYALFLRVSPGMAYANFLLPTMLLLGLGFALCFPSINSQATAGVADHEQGLASGLVNTSLQIGGAVMLAVISAVIGAGDTVAKPDALLPGMTTAIQVIVGLTVVGVLSTLAVVGFRRPAPELVPVAVDRELEDCVAC, encoded by the coding sequence ATGACCTCAGTTCTGACAGGCACCAAGCCTGACTCCCCAACCCTCCATGTCACCGAGGGCACCGGATGGTCGAGCCGCACCTGGGTGCTCCTCGTCGTCCTCGCCGGTGCGCTCTTCCTCGACGGCCTCGACATCTCGATGGTCGGCGTCGCCCTCCCGTCGATCGGCGAGGACCTCCACATGTCCCCGTCGGCCCTGCAGTGGATCGTCTCCGGCTACGTGCTCGGCTACGGCGGCCTGCTGCTGCTCGGCGGCCGATCCGCGGACCTGCTGGGCCGGCGTTCGGTGTTCCTCTTCGCCGTCGGCGCGTTCGGCATCGCCTCGGTCGTCAGCGCGTTCCTCAGCAACGACCTGGCGCTGATCTCGCTCCGCTTCGTCAAGGGTGTCGCCGCGGCGTTCACCGTGCCGGCCGGCCTGTCGATCATCACGACGACATTCGCCGAGGGCCCGGCCCGCAACCGTGCGCTCAGCATCTACACCGTCTGCGGGGCCAGCGGCTTCTCGATGGGCCTCGTCTTCGGCGGGCTGCTCACCGAGCTCGGCTGGCGCATGACGTTCCTGCTGCCCGGCCCGGCGGCACTGCTGCTGCTGTTCGCCGGACTCAAGGTCGTGCCGCGCGCTGAGCGCCAGGCCTCGTCGCTCAAGCACTTCGACCTCGTCGGCGCCTTCACCAGCACGGCGTCGCTGCTGATCCTCGTGTACGCCGTCGTCGAGGCACCGGAGCGCGGCTGGACCAGCGTCGCGACGCTCGGCCTGCTGGCAGCCAGCATCGCGCTCGCTGCGCTGTTCGTCGCCGTCGAGCTGCGGCACGACCACCCGCTCGTACGCCTCGGCATCCTGCGCTCGGCCCGCGTGGTGCACGCCAACCTGGCTGGCGCCGTGATGTTCGGCGCGTACGTGTCGTTCCAGTTCGTCGTCACGCTCTACCTGCAGAACGCCCTGGGCTGGTCGCCGCTCGCGATGGCGCTCGGCTTCCTGCCGGCCGGCATCCTGGTCGTCGCCAGTGTCGTCAAGATGGGCTCGGTGCTGCAGCGCTTCGACACGCGTCTGGTGATCGCCGCCGGACTGACGTCGTTCGCGATCGGGTACGCCCTGTTCCTCCGGGTGTCGCCCGGCATGGCGTACGCCAACTTCCTGCTGCCGACGATGCTGCTGCTGGGGCTCGGCTTCGCGCTGTGCTTCCCGTCGATCAACTCCCAGGCCACGGCCGGGGTCGCCGATCACGAGCAGGGCCTGGCCTCCGGGCTGGTCAACACGAGCCTGCAGATCGGTGGTGCCGTGATGCTTGCGGTGATCTCGGCCGTGATCGGCGCCGGCGACACGGTGGCCAAGCCTGACGCGCTGCTGCCCGGCATGACGACGGCGATCCAGGTCATCGTCGGGCTCACCGTGGTCGGCGTGCTCAGCACGCTCGCGGTGGTCGGCTTCCGCCGGCCGGCGCCCGAGCTCGTCCCGGTCGCGGTCGACCGCGAGCTGGAGGACTGCGTGGCCTGTTGA
- a CDS encoding DUF3151 domain-containing protein, producing the protein MTNLFGEPPATLLPEDPGAASLAEGDDPKNVAATHPDSALAWVTLAELALADGLDLEGYAFARTGYHRSLDLLRRNGWKGHGPLPWNHEPNRPFLRSLVALADASERFGDTGEAHRCREFLHESSPEAYAELVSPKG; encoded by the coding sequence ATGACGAACTTGTTCGGTGAACCGCCCGCAACCCTGCTGCCTGAAGACCCCGGCGCAGCGTCCCTGGCCGAGGGTGACGACCCCAAGAACGTGGCCGCCACCCACCCGGACTCGGCGCTCGCCTGGGTCACGCTCGCCGAGCTGGCGTTGGCCGACGGGCTCGACCTCGAGGGTTATGCGTTCGCGCGCACGGGCTACCACCGCTCGCTCGACCTGCTGCGCCGCAACGGCTGGAAGGGTCACGGCCCGCTGCCGTGGAACCACGAGCCCAACCGCCCGTTCCTCCGCTCGCTCGTGGCCCTCGCGGACGCGTCCGAGCGGTTCGGCGACACGGGTGAGGCGCACCGCTGCCGCGAGTTCCTGCACGAGTCGAGCCCCGAGGCGTACGCCGAGCTCGTCAGCCCGAAGGGCTGA
- a CDS encoding diacylglycerol kinase family protein codes for MTSLLAIANADAGTADEQAIAAVVEAWHGFDVELVTTSSPEDLAEALAAHPSVDGVVVLGGDGSLHAVVDALRSAGRLDVVVGLVPLGTGNDFATTLALPEDPVDAAKVVAAGRTRAIDLIIDGRDEVVVNAAHIGIGAEAAKAARPWKKALGPVGYVVGAVLTGVRGLTQPGARLRITVDGKPLTRKEPVIQVAVGNGGYVGGGTALLPEADPSDGKLDVAVSYTESPRRRIAYAWHVRRGDHHRRDDVVYLRGTEVEVRGDELACTSDGELTGPSAEHSWRIEPAALTMYVP; via the coding sequence ATGACCTCACTCCTCGCGATCGCCAACGCCGACGCCGGCACCGCCGACGAGCAGGCCATCGCCGCCGTCGTCGAGGCGTGGCACGGGTTCGACGTCGAGCTGGTGACCACCTCGTCGCCCGAAGACCTCGCCGAGGCGCTCGCCGCGCATCCCTCCGTCGACGGCGTCGTGGTGCTCGGCGGCGACGGCAGCCTGCACGCCGTCGTCGACGCTCTCCGGTCGGCCGGCCGCCTCGACGTCGTCGTCGGCCTCGTGCCGCTCGGCACCGGCAACGACTTCGCCACGACGCTCGCACTTCCGGAGGACCCGGTCGACGCCGCGAAGGTCGTCGCCGCCGGGCGCACCCGCGCGATCGACCTGATCATCGACGGCCGGGACGAGGTCGTGGTCAACGCCGCCCACATCGGCATCGGTGCCGAGGCCGCCAAGGCAGCCCGGCCGTGGAAGAAGGCCCTCGGTCCGGTCGGCTACGTCGTCGGCGCGGTGCTCACGGGCGTGCGCGGGCTCACCCAGCCGGGTGCCCGCCTCCGCATCACGGTCGACGGCAAGCCGCTGACCCGCAAGGAGCCGGTCATCCAGGTCGCCGTCGGCAACGGCGGCTACGTCGGGGGCGGCACCGCGCTGCTCCCCGAGGCGGACCCGTCCGACGGCAAGCTGGACGTCGCCGTCTCCTACACCGAGTCACCGCGGCGCCGCATCGCGTACGCCTGGCACGTCCGCCGCGGCGACCACCACCGGCGCGACGACGTCGTCTACCTCCGGGGCACCGAGGTCGAGGTGCGCGGCGACGAGCTGGCCTGCACCAGCGACGGCGAGCTCACCGGCCCGAGCGCCGAGCACTCGTGGCGCATCGAGCCCGCCGCCCTGACGATGTACGTCCCTTAG